One region of Chryseobacterium sp. C-71 genomic DNA includes:
- a CDS encoding glycosyltransferase family 2 protein yields the protein MKISVITPVYNAEKYIRQAVESALQFEEVYEIILVEDQSPDNALEACEKLAEQYERVKLYQHPDKKNHGAGASRNLGIEKSTGDFIAFLDADDYYLPNRFDAERELFKNDEVDAVYGALGVHYYSEKAKDQYYSLFGDRLTTVYKKHAPEDVFPGQLNMLGSFGLFSIDALTIRKKPLLEKVQPLFKTHLRLHQDTELLFRSSYYLNFYPGILDNAVAMRGVHESNRITQVDAKKVKPSNTRVLLWRAVNEWAQSEKMMSEDIQLHIKRTHRSWEIAQAPLLKKWGMIAKYLLTDFQSIKSGLYNINFRNELF from the coding sequence ATGAAAATCTCCGTTATCACTCCTGTTTACAATGCCGAAAAATATATCAGGCAAGCTGTAGAATCTGCTCTTCAGTTTGAGGAAGTGTACGAAATAATTTTGGTTGAAGACCAATCCCCGGACAATGCTCTCGAAGCTTGTGAAAAATTGGCAGAGCAATATGAAAGAGTAAAATTGTATCAGCATCCCGACAAAAAAAACCACGGTGCCGGAGCAAGCCGAAACTTAGGAATCGAAAAATCTACGGGAGATTTCATTGCTTTTCTGGATGCAGATGACTACTATCTTCCGAACCGTTTTGATGCTGAAAGAGAATTGTTCAAAAATGATGAAGTTGATGCTGTTTACGGTGCTTTGGGTGTGCATTATTATTCAGAAAAAGCAAAGGATCAATATTATTCATTGTTTGGCGACCGTTTAACAACCGTTTATAAAAAACATGCACCTGAAGATGTTTTCCCGGGTCAGCTAAATATGCTCGGAAGTTTTGGCCTTTTCAGTATCGATGCTTTAACAATCAGAAAAAAACCTTTGCTTGAAAAGGTACAGCCGTTATTTAAAACACATTTAAGGTTACATCAGGATACTGAGCTCCTATTTCGAAGTTCATATTACCTCAACTTTTATCCCGGAATCCTGGACAATGCCGTTGCCATGAGAGGTGTGCATGAGAGCAACAGAATTACACAAGTTGATGCAAAAAAAGTAAAACCTTCAAACACCAGAGTACTATTGTGGAGGGCTGTAAATGAATGGGCTCAAAGCGAGAAAATGATGTCTGAAGACATACAGCTTCACATCAAAAGAACCCACAGAAGCTGGGAAATTGCACAGGCTCCTCTTTTAAAAAAATGGGGAATGATTGCGAAATATTTACTTACAGATTTCCAGAGTATAAAATCAGGATTATATAATATTAATTTCAGGAATGAGCTATTTTGA
- a CDS encoding glycosyltransferase family 2 protein: MKLNISVIIPVYNASLYLRKAVNSALQLDDVKEVILAEDHSTDDSLSLCEQLVSENSKIKLYQHPDKGNHGAGATRNLGIENASSEYIAFLDADDYYLPNRFDTEKEIFKDSKVEGVFGALGVEYLSEKGKAEFQEKFKNNDLTTVQYQAEGNDIFDGLLGLSTKIFGSFFHLNTLTVRRSSLIKYNLFFNKDLRVHQDSDFIIKLAYHCHLKTGIIDKAIAIRGVHDDNRITKIKLYSKKYNERQFLLWKSLFEWSKTQKLDSDAKERIYLQHKAFDLSQRDNFNKILALLITVFKNPAILKTKYRFTYLNKYEAS, from the coding sequence ATGAAATTAAATATTTCTGTCATCATTCCAGTTTACAATGCCTCTTTATATCTGCGTAAAGCGGTGAATTCTGCATTACAACTAGATGACGTAAAGGAAGTCATCTTAGCAGAAGATCATTCTACGGATGATTCTTTATCACTTTGTGAACAATTAGTTTCCGAAAACTCAAAAATAAAGCTTTACCAACATCCTGACAAGGGAAATCATGGAGCAGGAGCAACAAGAAATCTGGGGATAGAAAATGCAAGCTCAGAATATATTGCATTTCTAGATGCAGATGATTATTATCTTCCCAACCGTTTTGATACAGAAAAAGAAATTTTCAAAGATTCTAAAGTTGAAGGAGTTTTTGGTGCACTTGGGGTAGAGTATTTATCCGAAAAAGGGAAAGCCGAATTTCAGGAAAAATTTAAAAACAATGATTTAACGACGGTACAATATCAGGCAGAAGGAAACGATATTTTTGATGGACTTCTCGGACTTTCAACTAAGATTTTCGGTTCTTTTTTTCATTTGAATACACTTACAGTAAGACGGTCTTCGCTTATCAAATACAATTTATTTTTCAATAAAGATCTTCGGGTACATCAGGATTCTGATTTTATTATAAAACTCGCTTACCATTGTCATCTGAAAACCGGAATTATTGATAAAGCAATTGCTATTCGTGGCGTACATGACGACAATCGCATTACAAAAATTAAGCTGTATTCTAAAAAATATAATGAAAGACAGTTTCTCCTTTGGAAATCACTGTTTGAATGGTCTAAAACTCAAAAACTGGATTCTGATGCGAAGGAAAGAATCTATCTTCAACATAAAGCATTTGATCTCTCACAGAGAGATAATTTTAATAAAATATTGGCATTATTGATTACAGTTTTCAAAAACCCCGCTATTTTAAAAACAAAATATCGTTTTACCTATTTGAATAAGTATGAAGCTTCATAA
- a CDS encoding DUF6056 family protein, with translation MKINLQKKFLILFCILIFVLYLLCIYFYPKTRDEFYYLVNDHSTVIAEFSNSYFNVNARIGQFFSNLSGRSMLANLITSGLMFVNFFYLSFLTVFRTFPTANSLNLKKSIIISGLFIFLINYFGEMFFYVPYSTNYTLTNVFYLLYIFVIIEYFIYNRDLFSLYKIPVWLIIVFGIFTGMGNEHVPPALLLLTGLLFLSFIIKNKKILLPSKKISFAFISVIIGYFILFFAPANRVRFKKEGKQEFGFNIADYFGNLKLISKIYYYYNFELLIFLGIISTVVILLFVRRKIEKSLIFELLSYIFLALVCIFITAYSPIIGTRLLFFSNVLFILSGFIILFRNNHSFFTSSTKTNLATILVGLFVGTYFISAFMISKNANENYCKVMTEIENKAKSSKNVIIEKSFDYQMSIFGKLNRKVLLDTGESYIDTDNKSNTPVEKNIIYFFKINTIKSEK, from the coding sequence ATGAAAATAAATTTACAGAAAAAATTCTTGATTCTGTTCTGCATTCTGATATTCGTCTTATATCTTTTATGTATTTACTTTTATCCCAAAACAAGAGATGAATTCTACTATCTTGTAAACGATCACTCTACAGTAATAGCTGAATTTTCGAACTCTTACTTTAATGTGAATGCAAGAATAGGACAGTTTTTTTCTAATTTGTCGGGAAGAAGTATGCTAGCAAACCTTATTACAAGTGGACTTATGTTTGTGAATTTTTTTTATTTAAGTTTTTTGACAGTTTTCAGAACTTTCCCCACAGCAAATAGCCTTAATCTAAAAAAAAGCATAATAATATCCGGATTGTTTATTTTTTTAATAAACTACTTCGGTGAAATGTTCTTTTATGTGCCTTATAGTACCAATTATACTTTAACAAATGTTTTTTACTTATTGTATATTTTTGTCATAATAGAATATTTTATTTACAATAGAGACCTTTTTAGTTTATATAAAATTCCCGTGTGGCTAATTATCGTATTCGGAATTTTTACAGGAATGGGAAATGAGCATGTGCCTCCCGCTTTACTGTTACTTACAGGATTGTTATTTTTAAGTTTTATTATTAAAAACAAAAAGATTTTGCTCCCTTCGAAAAAGATAAGTTTTGCTTTCATAAGTGTTATAATTGGATATTTTATTTTGTTTTTTGCGCCTGCAAATAGAGTGAGATTCAAAAAAGAAGGGAAACAAGAGTTTGGGTTTAATATCGCAGATTACTTTGGAAATTTAAAGCTAATTTCAAAAATTTATTATTATTATAACTTCGAATTGTTGATTTTTCTAGGCATAATATCCACTGTCGTAATTCTTTTATTTGTTCGAAGAAAAATTGAGAAAAGCTTAATTTTTGAATTGCTTTCTTACATATTCTTAGCTTTAGTATGTATTTTTATAACAGCTTATTCTCCTATTATCGGTACGCGATTACTTTTTTTTAGCAATGTTTTATTTATATTGTCAGGATTTATTATTCTGTTTAGAAATAATCATTCGTTTTTTACGAGTTCAACAAAAACTAATTTAGCAACTATATTAGTTGGGTTATTTGTAGGAACATATTTTATTTCAGCTTTTATGATTTCTAAGAATGCTAATGAAAATTACTGTAAAGTAATGACCGAGATTGAAAACAAAGCAAAATCTTCAAAGAATGTCATTATTGAAAAATCGTTTGATTATCAAATGAGTATTTTTGGTAAATTGAATAGAAAAGTTTTACTTGATACCGGCGAAAGCTATATCGATACAGACAATAAAAGCAATACTCCTGTAGAGAAAAACATTATTTATTTTTTTAAAATTAATACGATAAAGTCTGAAAAGTAA
- a CDS encoding acyltransferase has protein sequence MKLHNLQILRGISALFVCCFHLREGLILGDVKLGEILFGRGSIGVPIFFVISGFIMVFTTKKIKFAENTTKEIISFFKKRIIRIIPLYYLLTFAWIILGGSILYYSEGVGLKRLMYSLLFLPLEDQLPVLYLGWSLNHEIFFYLIFGLSFFFKTERYFFIISFFVTSYVLGVIFKFETAYLKMITSELNLYFISGILLGLYFNKFSVSKQVALPISLFGIFLFILMFFNIIQIKNEMILLVIVSLFVLAFLLFDYTFKSKGNKFLIFLGDISYSLYLSHSFVEIFSRRIIPNETFIIPYFILKIILVIVLSSVLYLFIEKKLTEYLKLKIKV, from the coding sequence ATGAAGCTTCATAATCTCCAGATTTTACGTGGAATTTCCGCACTATTTGTTTGCTGCTTTCACTTACGTGAAGGACTTATTTTGGGTGATGTTAAACTTGGCGAAATTCTTTTCGGAAGAGGAAGTATCGGAGTACCTATATTCTTTGTCATAAGTGGATTCATCATGGTTTTCACGACTAAAAAAATCAAATTTGCAGAAAATACAACCAAAGAAATAATTTCATTTTTCAAAAAAAGAATCATCAGAATTATTCCATTATATTACCTGCTCACATTTGCGTGGATTATCTTGGGAGGAAGTATTTTATACTATTCTGAAGGAGTCGGGTTAAAAAGACTGATGTATTCTTTACTTTTTTTGCCGCTTGAAGATCAATTACCAGTACTGTATTTGGGGTGGTCTCTCAACCACGAAATTTTTTTCTATCTGATTTTCGGCCTTTCATTTTTCTTTAAAACTGAAAGATATTTTTTCATCATTAGTTTTTTTGTAACCTCTTACGTTTTAGGAGTGATTTTTAAATTTGAGACAGCCTATCTTAAGATGATTACAAGCGAACTCAACCTCTATTTCATCTCAGGAATTCTTTTAGGGCTTTATTTTAATAAATTTTCAGTTTCTAAACAAGTTGCTCTCCCTATTTCTCTTTTTGGCATTTTTTTATTTATTTTAATGTTTTTTAATATTATTCAAATAAAGAATGAGATGATTTTGCTCGTGATTGTTTCACTATTTGTTTTAGCTTTTTTACTGTTCGATTATACTTTTAAAAGTAAGGGAAATAAATTTCTGATTTTTTTGGGAGACATTTCTTACTCATTATATCTATCCCACTCATTTGTTGAAATTTTTTCAAGAAGAATTATCCCAAATGAAACCTTTATCATCCCTTATTTTATTTTAAAGATTATACTTGTTATTGTTTTATCATCAGTTCTTTATCTTTTTATAGAAAAGAAGCTAACAGAGTACTTAAAATTAAAAATCAAAGTTTAA
- a CDS encoding glycosyltransferase, producing the protein MKNKNILIAVPCFNEEKRLPLQDFVDYICNNEQVFCFINDGSTDRTIDVLTQLKTKFPDKVIVVDSKINLGKSNALQYGYQSVKNHDFTHFAYLDADLATPIEEIIRMSDYLDNQVEFVFGSRVNRIGSNIKRKLYRHLIGRFFATINSLLLRIPVYDTQCGAKIISKELSEEVFVRKFDTNWVFDVEIFFRILQFKKGSDINIYAKEIPLEVWTDIGVSSIKPKHYFGIFTDLFKIYRIYR; encoded by the coding sequence ATGAAAAATAAAAATATTTTAATAGCCGTTCCCTGCTTTAACGAAGAAAAACGTTTACCATTACAAGATTTTGTTGATTATATATGCAATAACGAACAAGTATTTTGCTTTATAAATGATGGTAGTACAGACAGAACCATTGATGTTTTAACTCAACTTAAAACCAAATTTCCTGATAAAGTGATTGTTGTTGACAGCAAAATAAATTTAGGAAAGTCAAATGCTTTACAATATGGATATCAGTCTGTAAAAAATCATGATTTTACTCATTTTGCATACTTAGATGCAGATTTAGCTACGCCAATAGAAGAAATCATCAGAATGTCAGATTACCTCGATAATCAGGTAGAGTTTGTATTTGGGTCGAGAGTCAACAGAATAGGAAGTAATATTAAAAGAAAGCTGTATCGTCACCTGATAGGACGTTTTTTTGCAACTATTAACAGTTTATTATTGCGTATTCCGGTTTATGATACTCAATGCGGTGCGAAAATTATATCTAAAGAACTTTCTGAAGAAGTATTTGTTCGAAAATTTGATACAAACTGGGTATTTGATGTAGAAATATTTTTTAGAATTTTACAGTTTAAGAAAGGAAGTGATATCAATATTTATGCAAAAGAAATACCTCTTGAAGTTTGGACTGATATTGGTGTATCTAGCATTAAACCGAAACATTATTTTGGTATTTTCACAGACCTCTTTAAAATTTATAGAATTTATAGATAA
- a CDS encoding ChbG/HpnK family deacetylase, with protein sequence MNTNKLITNADDFGWSKGVNQAILLASNEGYLSHASLMANTEDFTHAINEVIPNAPKLKVGLHVNLTCSKALSGKSLITDKEGFLNNTFLKLFFLRKSKNALEKIENEIELQIKKLIEYNIHISHIDGNEHVHIIPSINKIVRRLAKKYNIERVREINERFSTTFKYNLRTASFSNVIKLFLLKFLNSFNSNKNEIEFYTILNTCEINSQNLFTYLQAQEGKTIEVMLHPSLVQFNDNLDSLNPRFLDFFTSDFRKKEFELCFDKKFKDYKFLE encoded by the coding sequence TTGAATACCAACAAGCTAATAACAAATGCAGACGATTTTGGATGGTCAAAAGGTGTGAATCAGGCAATTCTTCTTGCAAGCAATGAAGGATATCTTTCACATGCAAGCCTCATGGCAAATACAGAAGATTTTACTCATGCTATAAATGAGGTCATTCCTAATGCTCCTAAGCTCAAAGTTGGATTGCATGTAAATTTAACTTGCAGTAAAGCACTATCCGGAAAGAGTTTAATCACAGATAAAGAAGGTTTTCTAAACAATACTTTTTTAAAATTATTCTTTCTGCGAAAATCGAAAAATGCTCTTGAAAAGATAGAAAATGAAATTGAGCTACAGATAAAAAAATTAATAGAATATAACATCCATATTTCTCATATTGACGGTAATGAACATGTTCATATTATTCCTTCCATCAACAAAATTGTGCGGAGGCTGGCAAAAAAATATAATATTGAAAGAGTGAGAGAGATTAATGAAAGATTTTCAACGACTTTTAAGTACAATCTTAGAACAGCGAGTTTTTCTAATGTTATCAAACTCTTCCTCCTAAAGTTTTTGAATAGTTTTAATTCTAATAAAAATGAAATTGAGTTTTACACAATTTTAAATACTTGTGAGATCAACTCTCAAAACCTTTTCACTTATTTGCAAGCACAGGAAGGAAAAACAATTGAAGTGATGCTTCACCCGTCTTTAGTTCAGTTTAATGATAATCTGGATAGTCTGAATCCTCGATTTTTAGATTTTTTCACTTCAGATTTCAGAAAAAAAGAATTTGAACTTTGTTTTGATAAAAAATTTAAAGACTATAAATTCTTAGAATAA